The following are encoded in a window of Brevibacillus ruminantium genomic DNA:
- a CDS encoding sensor histidine kinase: MRENLYILLVMLIAVPIAGELKFHPFQDDFRISFGTTAFFFFLLWLRKIPAYLTGLLTGLAVVLFRLGLDWLSFDSFHLMTSIKLHLPAFVFYGTFSIIFSLFRVNQFHQLPLLVGFLATIAEIAANLVELWFRSPHWHAVFQWEVISSVAVIALIRSFFVLSFFNMIQLRQAKWMEEQQRTRNEHMLILVSNLYEESIHLKKTLRDVEDITRDCYELYRELKEQEPGDGENSHYAKRALRIAGQVHEVKKDNQRIFAGLSKLISDENDRDYMTLGELMKVVVRANEKYAKLLRKDISFTYQVDTPYLGCHIFTTLSLVNNLVANAVEAIRERGTVVITVTLEEERFFLFTVKDDGPGVAFKDRELLFMPGFTTKYDVSGDPSTGIGLCYVKEVVENLQGQVDLMDDTDGYNTVFRIRLPIENLVQKG, from the coding sequence ATGAGAGAAAATTTATACATTTTGTTGGTGATGCTCATAGCCGTTCCCATCGCTGGAGAATTGAAATTTCATCCGTTTCAAGATGACTTTCGAATCAGTTTTGGAACGACGGCTTTTTTCTTTTTCTTGCTATGGTTGAGGAAAATTCCGGCCTATTTGACAGGCCTGCTGACAGGACTTGCCGTTGTGCTATTCCGGCTTGGTCTTGATTGGCTCTCCTTTGACTCCTTTCACCTGATGACCTCAATCAAGCTGCACCTCCCGGCTTTTGTCTTTTACGGGACATTCTCGATTATTTTTTCGCTTTTTCGCGTCAATCAGTTTCACCAGCTTCCTTTGCTCGTCGGCTTTCTCGCCACGATCGCAGAAATTGCCGCTAATCTGGTTGAACTATGGTTCCGCTCCCCGCACTGGCATGCCGTGTTTCAATGGGAGGTAATTAGTTCCGTTGCGGTGATTGCGCTGATCCGCAGTTTCTTCGTACTCAGTTTTTTCAACATGATCCAGTTGCGCCAGGCCAAGTGGATGGAGGAGCAGCAGCGGACGCGAAATGAACACATGCTCATTTTGGTTTCCAATTTGTACGAAGAGTCGATTCATTTGAAAAAAACGCTGCGGGACGTGGAGGATATCACTCGGGATTGCTATGAGCTCTATCGCGAGTTGAAAGAACAGGAGCCAGGTGATGGGGAAAACAGCCATTATGCCAAGCGAGCCCTGCGGATTGCCGGACAGGTCCATGAGGTAAAAAAGGACAATCAGCGGATTTTTGCGGGGCTGTCGAAACTCATTTCAGATGAGAATGACCGGGATTACATGACACTGGGCGAACTGATGAAGGTGGTCGTGCGAGCCAATGAGAAATACGCCAAGCTACTGAGGAAAGACATCAGCTTTACGTATCAGGTGGACACCCCTTATCTGGGCTGCCATATTTTTACGACCCTGTCTCTGGTCAATAATTTGGTGGCCAATGCGGTAGAAGCGATCCGCGAACGCGGAACAGTGGTCATTACGGTGACGCTGGAGGAAGAAAGGTTCTTTCTCTTTACGGTGAAGGATGACGGACCGGGTGTAGCCTTCAAGGATCGGGAGCTGCTCTTCATGCCCGGCTTTACGACCAAGTACGACGTATCTGGTGATCCGTCCACAGGAATCGGGCTTTGCTATGTAAAAGAGGTCGTGGAAAACCTGCAGGGGCAGGTTGATCTCATGGACGATACAGACGGGTACAATACCGTCTTCCGGATTCGTTTGCCCATCGAAAATCTTGTCCAGAAAGGTTGA
- a CDS encoding TAXI family TRAP transporter solute-binding subunit, with the protein MKKRSLLLSLTLLLTASLVTACGGGSQGGGGAAGSNDPSQLIIATGGTGGTYYPLGGGMADLIGKNAGVTATAQATGASAENIRLIRDKKADIAFTQSDIADYASKGQNMFEQDGKIDAFQAMGSLYNETIQIVVSGDSNINSVADLKGKRVSVGAPGSGTEMNAQQILEAYGLTFDDLQLQRLSFADSAKAIQDNKLDAAFQTAGTPTAAITELAATKGVKIIPVDADKIDALIAKYPFYVKTTIPANTYSTVPEEINTVSVKAMLVIRADLSEDLVYKATKAIFENTDKLGHAKAKEITIEEGLAGVSLPVHPGAKKFFEEKGVK; encoded by the coding sequence ATGAAAAAACGCAGTCTCCTTCTTTCACTGACACTGCTTTTGACTGCTTCGCTGGTAACAGCCTGTGGCGGCGGTTCCCAAGGCGGCGGTGGAGCAGCCGGAAGCAATGATCCTTCTCAGTTGATCATCGCAACAGGCGGTACGGGCGGAACCTACTATCCGCTTGGCGGCGGTATGGCTGACCTGATCGGCAAAAATGCCGGCGTAACCGCAACCGCGCAGGCAACGGGCGCTTCGGCAGAAAACATCCGTCTGATTCGTGACAAGAAGGCTGATATCGCTTTCACACAAAGTGACATCGCTGATTACGCCAGCAAAGGCCAAAATATGTTTGAACAAGACGGGAAAATCGACGCATTCCAAGCCATGGGCTCACTCTACAATGAGACCATTCAAATCGTTGTCTCCGGCGACAGCAATATCAACAGCGTAGCTGACCTGAAAGGCAAGCGCGTTTCTGTAGGCGCTCCTGGTAGCGGTACGGAGATGAATGCTCAGCAAATCCTGGAAGCATACGGTCTGACATTTGACGATCTGCAATTGCAACGACTCTCTTTCGCAGACTCTGCAAAAGCGATCCAAGACAACAAGCTGGATGCTGCCTTCCAAACAGCCGGTACGCCAACTGCAGCGATTACCGAGCTGGCTGCAACCAAAGGCGTGAAAATCATTCCGGTGGATGCAGACAAGATCGACGCGCTGATCGCCAAATATCCGTTCTATGTAAAAACTACCATTCCGGCTAACACCTATTCGACTGTTCCGGAAGAAATCAATACCGTTTCCGTAAAAGCCATGCTCGTAATCCGCGCTGACCTGAGCGAAGATTTGGTATACAAAGCGACCAAGGCTATTTTTGAAAACACAGACAAACTGGGTCATGCCAAAGCAAAAGAAATCACGATTGAAGAAGGACTCGCCGGTGTGAGCTTGCCTGTACACCCGGGTGCAAAGAAATTCTTTGAAGAAAAAGGCGTAAAGTAA
- a CDS encoding DUF1850 domain-containing protein, giving the protein MFQGKPAGSGKGRTSFRLFSLLLFITVLTFLFIPLSPALVIRDNETNRIVWSNRMEENGTFKLRWTHSIHRTPVEETYLVRNGQLLLSELAFQDYGIGMESELAPGEKLISQNGQFRIVNMNRVFPALHLFIGQVRAKHTLLFAGEEIPLASVDRPGAAVTIQVEKRSILNEIGGY; this is encoded by the coding sequence ATGTTTCAGGGAAAACCAGCAGGAAGCGGGAAAGGGCGGACCTCGTTCCGCCTTTTCTCCTTACTTCTGTTCATCACTGTCCTAACTTTTCTATTCATCCCCCTCTCCCCTGCTCTGGTCATCCGGGACAACGAGACAAACCGGATCGTCTGGAGCAATCGAATGGAAGAAAACGGAACTTTCAAGCTGCGCTGGACTCATTCTATTCACCGTACACCCGTAGAAGAGACATACCTCGTCCGCAACGGGCAACTTCTTCTTTCTGAATTGGCTTTTCAGGACTATGGAATCGGCATGGAAAGCGAGCTGGCTCCTGGAGAAAAACTGATCAGCCAGAATGGTCAATTTCGCATTGTCAATATGAACCGTGTATTCCCTGCCTTGCACCTGTTTATCGGTCAGGTGAGGGCTAAACATACACTGCTTTTCGCTGGAGAGGAGATACCGCTCGCAAGCGTCGACAGGCCGGGGGCGGCCGTTACCATTCAAGTAGAGAAGCGATCCATTTTGAATGAGATTGGAGGGTACTAG